A region of the Denticeps clupeoides chromosome 12, fDenClu1.1, whole genome shotgun sequence genome:
tgattctttttttttattgtaagaGTGAAATAATAGATCAGGAAGTTATTTGATTGCCATTTCTCCATACTGTCTCTCACAGGGCAGGTATATATTGATTATCACAGTATGATATATTCAAGTTTTCAGAGTTTTATGTAATtctatacatttaaatttttagtCACCGGCCACCAGAGCAGCTACAGTGCTGCTTGCTATAGATTCTCCAGCCTTGAAAAAATGTCTCGCTTTCCACATCGTTGGCTGAGTGGGTGCCATTAAATTTGTAGCAAATGAAATGGACACCACACCTAAGACTCTTAAAAGCTCTTTAGtctaaaagaaaaaggagaaagcTGGAAAGGTCATGGCTGCATTAACCTCGACGGTTCTGTTTCAGTGTCCTTTTCAGTGCCTCTGAACAAGGATATGAAGCAAACCCACGGCTTTTAGCAGAGCCTGGCAGTCAGGGCCCGATTTCAAGCCAAAGCTGTTCTCTCAACACATATCATGAGTTTTCTAACTTTGTCTAATCTAGAAGTAATAGCTGGGGGTGCACCGATAGCTTCACCATACACTGGTATGGGCTCATAGTCTGGATAACAGTAGGAAGCTGCAGCTGCAGTTTCTGGTGAGATTTAATAGGTGGGACCAGAGAGCAATGAGTGGCAGACTTTAAAACAGTTctgttgttgattttttttttttttgtagaagtGTCTATTATGACTAAATAAGTCAAAATTGATCAtccctttcattttattttttaaaggtaTTTTGGCTGCTGATTTGAGGTTTTGTTGAATGTAAGAGTGTAGTATGTTTTATGATGCTTTCgtatttctgaataatatgattctgttcatttaaatagTTGGTGATCggaatttattcatttgaatttcacTGTCTGTGCATCCCTAGTTTTATACACGTTTGATATTCTCCAGTTTGGCTTGTTATAGTCAAAATGCAAGAAATCGCATGACCCATAGTTCCCTTCCCTCAATACCATTTTCAAAGTCATCAGTGTACAGACCCTACAGCATCACACCTGACTGTGCTTGTCGTCAGCATTTAACAGGCCTTAGTGCCTGTGTAACCCAACCTTTCGTGGAGTGGTGTCAGTATGATGAAATGGACCAGTTAAAATGAGGACATGCTGAATTAGCAGAACGCCCTGACTTTGTTTCGACCCAGTCAGCTTTCCCCCCTCTTCTTTTATCTCCTCTTCAACCAGAGGGCATTTATTGCACCATTAAACCAAGTTACAGGACCATTCCACCacatatttatcatttatatgttttattgttaaagGTATTTGCAAATAAGATGTATACAAAGTGCAtatgtaaatattacatttttattattcataatcaTCAGTGTAATGCATGAGCATTATAAATGTTTTCCCCCTTCTTCTGTTATTGTGTCTTattttgatgtctttttttaatggaagaCCTGTGGTTGTGTTCCCTTATGTACCTGAGCAAGCCGAATTCTGAGGACTCGGGCATCGCTGAAAGGCATAAGTAATAGATTATTAAGGATGAATGGAATAAGGAATATAAAGATGTATGGCTAAACATTAAGTGCAATGGTAGACACAATGCTGCTTGGAGAATTAGAATAAATGCGCCCATTTTATTGGAGTTGTGCATGCTTACCATTTTACACAAACAAGCCATGAgtctacattaaaataaaatgagattTATGCTCAAAATATACATCCATGGCCAAAATTATCGGCACCCTTTTAATTCTCCCTGAAAAATGTGCATTGgaacaacaaacacaacaacaaaaaaagccaaatcTGACATCACTTCACAGGGCTGGACAAAATTATTGCCACACGTTCAAAATTGTGGgtaaattgttttatttcaaGCATACAATACTTGATTGCTATATTGCCAGCACCAGTCTTAATCACACAGACACCACTGATTCGACCTCTCTGTTGGGTGTCTGAGTGTGCCACACTAAACTCGGAGAACAGAAAGGAGAGCAGAGAACTGACCTTAGATcaaaaattgtggaaaatgaTCAACAATCTCTAGTCCCTTTGTCCAACATAATCAAGAACACATGGTACTGTAGCTAATCTCCCTGGACGTGGACGGAGAAAATTCGATAAAAGACTGCAATGAAGGAAAGTCTGAATGGTGGATAAACAACTTCCAAACATGTTCAAGCTGTTCTACAGACTCAACAGTGTCGGCTCGAACCATCCATCGACATCTGAACGACATGAAACGCTATGGCAGGAGATTCAGAAGACAAAACGCTGGAGATCCATTGAGTCTGGTTACTGCACCCTAACTTTAATCTCCCACTACATCACACTATGCTGCTGTGTCATTATGATTATcatcatgtcatatcactactacaataattattatcatagtatatcatatacactaaatatatccatacactgatatattgcCATACTGCTGCCAATTGTccgcctggtttgtctagttggactctttgtcatgttttgtgttatTCCAGTTCCATTTgttgtgtctttttgcacactgaatCCCCGAAGCTTCacaatcttgtctctctgtgtacttgtatatggtgagatgacaataagtTGACTTTAACCACTTATGGATGGATCTCATAGTTGCAGTTGCCCTTCATATCTGAGACCTTGGGCTGGTTGGAAATTCCGGTTGAGAGGTGTAACAAGCTTGTTGATGGTTCTAGGAAGAGCTTTATTTCGGTTATTTTTTCTAAAGGTCATGCAACCAAATATTAAGTAGAGGGTGCCAATAATTTTGTCCAGccactttttttcttgtgttgttCAAATGCACATAAAGGAAATCTAACATTTACATACCAAAAATTTGTAATTCCTGATAATTACGGCCATGACTGTAAATGGCACATTTTGTAAGTAGAAACATACTAAGTAGAAACCCACATGTAACCATATGTTCAACCATAACTTAACCCCAGAACTGACCAAGAAGCAGATGTATCCAAATCCAAACTAGGGTCATGCAAGCAGACCCGGAATCAAAATGCTACAGCGCTACCCACTGCACCATACTATGGTCTCCCatgttcatttaataataataaaacttcaCAAACTTCacataattaagaaaaaatgattttattactgCATGATATATTCTATTTACACAATTGGAAACTAGTCCTGAAAACACTTCAAAAGCTTACCAGGATATCGTCATCCTGTTCACAATAGCATGTTTAGATTCAGAGACATGATTGAGGAGAGTTCATATTATCCACCAGTGATCATTTCAGTAGAAGCTGTCTGGACCTCACAGCCTTGAGTGGAAAATCTTGCAGGACAAGGTCTCAGACTGGGTCATCCAAGCGGCCGTGAATCATGGGAATAAGCAGTCAAATGTTCCACTCTCTCCCACaggaaaaaacaataaacaggaGGAGATGTACTTTCACACCGGTACTCCGGTAACCCATGAGCTCCCCAGATTGTTGCAAGTAAAGCAGCAAAACTAAGCGTATGTACACAAACCCCCACGTcccttcaaataaagaaaaggtGTTCTGAGACGAAAAGCGGTCTGAGGGTTGGAGATGACCGATTGATTGTAGGTTACCAGTCCAAATCCCAGTGTTTTAAACTGTATccattaaatataaatgatcaAACAAATAAGTGGTCATTTTTCCTGACACGGTAGAACAAGAATATTTTTGGCTCTCTCAAGTTGCCTCAGCCAAATATGTATCTAGAGCGTTTCAAAAGGAGCAAACTTTTAGGAAGCTAGAAGGAAAATGCATGCGTTGAAGTCACTGATGCCCATCACAGTGGTTGTGCACGAGAGATGAGGGTACGAACCTCCCTGAAATgcttaaaatacatatttggcCAAGGCGTGTCCTTTAGCTCTTCATCTTTCACATTAAAatcaataacttttttttttatacatacatttgTAAAAGCCTTAGGACACATAAACTGTATAGACACTTCACACAGGCATAATTATAGTAGTACAAGATTCAAATGTCCCATGATACTGACAGTGCAGGTAGGCCTCATTATGGGCAAACGATTTATAATGTGAAACTTCGCCCATAGATGAAAAATTGActcattataattaaaaaattgaatcaggtcacacagaaaaagaacatttcttaaGGTAACAAGCTTAACAAAACTAATATGTTAATCTTTATAATGCGAAAACtaattttaacaaaaatgtgtttattatgagTTATtggaaaatgaatttattacCTTTTCAACTAAAAAGTCATCTTCTTCATGGAGGCAAACCCACACATCCATAAAAAACAACAGCTTTTGTATAACTTTGTGTTTTATAGGTCCTCCTTGCACAGTGTTTCAACAGCATTATGCTCCAAGATGCCACCATTAGCCAACCAAATCAACATTTACACCATGAATGGGATGATGGCACTAGAGCAAACCAGGATTACAAGGATCATTTGTTTTGAGGTATAGTCTTTAGAAGTTCTCTGATCCCCACTAATGTATACTGAGAGGAAATTTCTAAATATACTGTTGAAGGAGTGGAAATGAGATACCACGTGCAAAGTAAAAGTAGCCCTAATTTTTTACTTGCAGGTCAGTTCGAACCTTACAGTGGTGACATAGTTACACTGGTTTTTgcagaaaacaccaaatcaTTTTCTGGACTTCAAGAAAGGATGCACTAACATGCTTATTCTTGAAGTTTCACTGTCTGCCAGAAGAATTTCTATCAGCTGTACCTTAGTAAATCTACCATACCCctgaagagaaataaaaatgaacacgGGGGAGGgagaaattaaaacaataaatacaaacatcCTCGCCCTCAGAAATGACAGGAACTATTTACAACTTGCATATCGGGGAGGGTTGAGGAGGTGGGGAGAAGATCACAGGATTGGAGCTCGCAAAAGCTTGAATTTGACATCATGCGCATGATGACAGCAGACAGGAGGCAGAGgccaataaaaactaaaactcccagcatgcatctctAGAAACCATCAGTCAGTGActgaaaaatcaaataaaatgtgtatatatataaaaatagaaTAGAGACAGAAAGCCTCTGCCCACTGTCTCCAGTCCCTAGCGGTCACAAGTGCAGACTtgaaaaagggagagagggaggagggggaaaaatctTAGCTAAAACGTTAAAGTAGACTCAAACTACAAACTTAAATTATATACACTGTTGCacctttgaaaaataaattttatatacAATAGCTTTCCTTGGGATGAACACCCTGAatatttagttaaaaaaataaataaattggagGCCTCTGTTTCCTTGCCCATGAAACCAACCTCAGAGAGAACATGGgttaggggggaaaaaaggtttaaaataaataacattaaaaatgtaccaTTCAGTAGTGTATGACTACGTTAAAGCGGGTGGCTAAAAGGTCTCTCATGTAAGTTCTCAGTGCATGTACACCGTGCTCGGGTCAACTTGAAGGTCAAACTGCCAAATGAACAGAGAACAATTATTCATCGGCGCAGCAGGAAGCGAATGACCACCTGCTGGTGAATGCAATTTCACATCATCTGCTTCCTCCTTTCAAGACGTCCtgcgtttaaacgttacatcaAATACAATATGGAGTATGTTTTCCATCTTAAACCCCATTTAGACCCATGGGTGGCTTGCCGACGTAAAGTGCTACCCCGAGATGGATGTTCATGTGCTGACTCAttcaggtcacatgacacagCCCACAGCCGCCCGCTCAATCACTCTCTCGCCATCTGAGAAAGCTGCGTTGCTCCACCTCGCTGCTGGGATTAAAGTGTCCACCACAGAGCCATGGCTGctcagtgacctctgaccttaaAACGCATAGGCCAGGGCTCTACACATCAAGGGCCGAGTGGTGATCTTCTGGCCTCTCTTTATCTCGGAGTCCAGCTGAAGCCTCTGCTGCCAATCAAACTAATGCCAGGGAGAGCAGAAATTTGGATGTAAGGGTGAGACTCGATGAGCCCTGCCAACAACTTCTCAGAAAGCACTTAATGTGAGAGATGGAACGGATTCCGACATAGCAAAGAGAGCAGCCAAATGTGAGAGGAAAACCCACAGCAATAAAAACCTAATTACACTAACAGGGTGGGTGATTCAAATACACCCATACCACACCTGTCAGCAGGCAGcaaaatctttaaaataattGGATGAGCAATCTTTGATgggaaaatggaggaaaaaaaatatagaaatgaaATTGCTATTCAACAATAATAACATGTTCCTGCCGAAAAAACGAGAACAGAAAAATCCAGATATACACACGGGGCAGTATTAGCGGCAGCAGTAGTATGATTATTGATATCAGTAGTTGTTGTCAGTAGCCATTATTCTAGGAAAATGGTTCTGGCCGGAAAAGGAGAGGGTTGTGGGTACTGTAGTGCTCAGTAGTTTTGGCTATAAAGGTGAGGTAGGCCACGTCACACTCACTCTATAGGagtgtggtttctttttttttctttttttttttttaaactggcagGATATTTCTGTATAGGTCTATTTAAATTTTAGTTTCATTCTTACGTTCTTGATTTCTCATGTTTGTGTAGATTTTCTGCGTCAATCTAGATTTTCACGTCCTCCTCGACGCTAAGCTGAGAGAGGGTCTTTTTGATGCGGAGGGCCGTCAAACGCGCTGCTCCATTCGCATACCAGCATTCCCGCATGATCTTCCCCATCACACGCAATGCCTGAGATGGAACAAaagggagggaaggagaagaACAAAGAAAAGGGCAATATTACATAGTGGTTCCAGGGCTTAGTGTTGAAGGGACCAGCAAAGATTTTTCCACTTTGATGATGCAATGAGCTGCAATAGGCTAATAATAGCCAAAGCCAGACTCCATCCCTGCTTCCCTGTTCATTTGTATTCGGAACATTTATTCTAGAACAAACCACAGAGACATTTTCTACTTGGTTCCCTTCCCACAGGACATCTATAAACCTCTGTTCTACATTAAGGTGGCACTTTGTTTTATGAGgattcacattttctttttgtcagtGCACCACTAAATACATTCTAATTCAGTCAAATCATGCAATTGTCATATTttgagtcagaaaaaaaaacattagaatttttttccctcagaaatATTGCCATATTAATGTGAAAAAGACTAAAAGGGtcgtggtagcctagtgggtaagataaTCGCCTACGATGACGCAAATCCAGagcccgccaaggtgccactgagcaaagcaccgtccgcacacactgctccccaggcacctgtcatggctgcccactgctcaccaagggtgatggttaaagtttcgttgtgtcacagtgttctgtgcatcataatgacaatcacttcactttctaactTTTTgatccagggggacggtccctgattgtaaattgctctggaaaatggcatctgctaaatgccataaatgtaaaagtaaagaTATGTTTTCAGACTCTGAACCAGATTATACATTTAGATCATTAATGATTTTTAATAGAATACACTGATATATGACTGTATAATATTTGGTAATATTTTGGTTGGTAGCCATATGTTCTTACGTCACCTTGCACAATTTGTATAGGTTTACCTCATAGCTCTGCCACCAGTTGGGGATGTTCGGTCGTAACCGCTGATCACAAACAACCTTTCTCATTTCCTCTATGGAGGGGTCAGATGGCACAAGATCATAATACGGCAGCTGGTACTCCTCGTGGATacctgagaagaagaagaaaaaaaaaaaacaatacacaacAGATGAAGGAACAAATAatgtttgaataaataaaactacGTGGATGAGAAGCCCTTTAACCCCCTCACCTCCTGCATTGCACCGCCGAGCAATTTCCCAATACACCAGCCCCAGGGCATAGATATCCGCACATTTGAAGGAGTCAAAGTGGCGCATATTAATACTCTCATCCAGCACCTCTGGAGCCATATACCTGAGAGACATGGAGGAATGTAATCATGCCATGTGGAAGAAGATTCATTAACTAGGATGAATAATTTAGAATTAACTAGACATAATAAATCAGTAAATCATCAGAATGACTCCTCCCCCCATTCCCTTTTAAATACTGGAAAATGCACATCTTCCACATCAGAATTCAAAGACTGTTGCTAATGGCCACTTACCGCTTGGTTCCGACGCGCTGGTTCGGTGCGATGTCAATGGTGTCTGTGACGGAATCGTGCCGCACAGCCAGCCCCAGGTCGGCAATGGCACAGGTGCAGTTCTTCTTAACAAGAATGTTCTTAGATTTCAGGTCACGGTGAGCAATGCCTGGCTTACCTACACAAGGAGAAGTTAggctatttaaataaaaaaaggattataTTGCACCAAATCAAGCACATAGCATAAACATATGGCAACAGTCATGATGACATTTTCAGTTAGttgacattttcagaaattgCGGAAACGAGGCAAAACTGGAACGAGGAGACTTTAAAGTGCCTAGGAGCGGAGTTCTTTAATGCCACTTGAGCACGAAGCAATCTGTGCGCACAACATGTCATACTCACAAGCTAACCATTTCCTTTTAAGCGCAGCATTACATATGCTCACTGACCTTCAACTTAATCCAACGTGTACATTTGCTGAGACAGCAAATCCCTTTTCCCAACCCACCAcaacacacaagacaaaagCCATTCTTTTGAACAGTTGACACCTACTCACCCTGTGTGCCCAAAATCTCCATATGAAGGTGTGCCAGGCCACTGGCAGCAGACAGGGCCAGTTTGATCATGCCCTCAATGGTGATGGAGTATCGGTTTAGGTAGTCAAAAAGGGAGCCGTGCTCGTGATAGTCAGACACAAGCCACAACTGAGTCCACGTGCCATTATCTGAGAGAACGAGAATTAATTCTAGATAACTGTGAAGATTCTGCAGTTCATGGGAccaacaattaaaacatttgagCATATTGCATTGACAAATTGCTAATATAAATGTCCCAATTTTACACTACTGATTTGAATTTcactacatttttaaattgtaccCTTGTTGTCAGCGGCGATGAAGCCAAGAATGTTCTCGTGGCGGAGCATTATGGTCTGGTAAATCTCTGCCTCACGGAACCAGGAGCGCTCCTCCCTGGAGGAGAAGATCTTCACTGCCACGTCCCCACCTCTCCACTTCCCTCTCCACACCTCACCGAAACGACCCTTTCCAATGATCTCCTGCAGGACAATAGTACGGGCCACT
Encoded here:
- the LOC114800406 gene encoding activin receptor type-1B-like isoform X1, whose product is MLTPCDQTVLPDLLEKHSRTETLALSCNCSRVECEKQDYRCETDGACMASTSFIDGVEQHVRACIHRDQLVPPGQPFYCLSAEGLLNTHCCYTDYCNSIDLKVHPVTAWPPGYSEGWGPVEVAAVVAGPVFLLCVLLLLARFLFQHHQRAYGHRHRLEVEDPSTEHLYLAKDKTLQDLIYDLSTSGSGSGLPLFVQRTVARTIVLQEIIGKGRFGEVWRGKWRGGDVAVKIFSSREERSWFREAEIYQTIMLRHENILGFIAADNKDNGTWTQLWLVSDYHEHGSLFDYLNRYSITIEGMIKLALSAASGLAHLHMEILGTQGKPGIAHRDLKSKNILVKKNCTCAIADLGLAVRHDSVTDTIDIAPNQRVGTKRYMAPEVLDESINMRHFDSFKCADIYALGLVYWEIARRCNAGGIHEEYQLPYYDLVPSDPSIEEMRKVVCDQRLRPNIPNWWQSYEALRVMGKIMRECWYANGAARLTALRIKKTLSQLSVEEDVKI
- the LOC114800406 gene encoding activin receptor type-1B-like isoform X2, giving the protein MATNRVLLSLVVVLGSLRTCDALSCNCSRVECEKQDYRCETDGACMASTSFIDGVEQHVRACIHRDQLVPPGQPFYCLSAEGLLNTHCCYTDYCNSIDLKVHPVTAWPPGYSEGWGPVEVAAVVAGPVFLLCVLLLLARFLFQHHQRAYGHRHRLEVEDPSTEHLYLAKDKTLQDLIYDLSTSGSGSGLPLFVQRTVARTIVLQEIIGKGRFGEVWRGKWRGGDVAVKIFSSREERSWFREAEIYQTIMLRHENILGFIAADNKDNGTWTQLWLVSDYHEHGSLFDYLNRYSITIEGMIKLALSAASGLAHLHMEILGTQGKPGIAHRDLKSKNILVKKNCTCAIADLGLAVRHDSVTDTIDIAPNQRVGTKRYMAPEVLDESINMRHFDSFKCADIYALGLVYWEIARRCNAGGIHEEYQLPYYDLVPSDPSIEEMRKVVCDQRLRPNIPNWWQSYEALRVMGKIMRECWYANGAARLTALRIKKTLSQLSVEEDVKI